Proteins found in one Sphaeramia orbicularis chromosome 8, fSphaOr1.1, whole genome shotgun sequence genomic segment:
- the ern1 gene encoding serine/threonine-protein kinase/endoribonuclease IRE1, translating to MDWTVSSRALVWFILALLYCAGLPQKGFCSASTVSLPESLLFVSTLDGNLHAVSKKSGSIKWTLKEDPVLQVPTHVAEPAFLPDPNDGSLYSLGGKNSEGLTKLPFTIPELVQASPCRSSDGILYMGKKQDLWYVVDLLTGEKQQTLTSSYAEMLCPSSSLLYLGRTEYTITMYDTKSRELRWNATYSDYASTLPDDDTKYKMSHFVSNGDGLVVTVDSDSGDVQWVQNYNSPVVAMYIWQREGLRKVPHTNVAVETLRYLTFMSGEVGRITRWKYPFPKEQKPKNKFMATLYVGKYSTSLYASPSLVHDGVTVVPRGSTFPMLEGPDSQETEEDKECVITPSTSVKFNAALRERNRINFMRNYLLLIGHHETPPEAHNKILEKFPDSFPRNQGNVIPPTTDKKVEEKVNDSGMDDGPPTPLPETSIQEPGASGRPTRPEAPVDSMLKDMATIIFSTFLLAGWVAFVITYPKSVHRQQQLQHQEFQRQMEERLELLQRQQPFPPADVGLGLAPDNDYLEVAHIRSECSDHSSPNVTPRASNHSNLSVSELGSSANEHEDGEEDSNIVRVGNITFHPKEVLGHGAEGTIVYKGQFDNRPVAVKRILPECFSFADREVQLLRESDEHPNVIRYFCTERDRQFQYIAIELCAASLQEYVERKDFNRHGLEPVVLLQQAMSGLAHLHSLNIVHRDLKPHNILVSMPNAHGRVRAMISDFGLCKKLAVGRHSFSRRSGVPGTEGWIAPEVLSEDCKDNPTCAVDIFSAGCVFYYVVSQGCHPFGKSLQRQANILLGAYSLEHLQTDKHDDIVARDLIEQMLSMEPHKRPSAECVLKHPFFWSLEKELQFFQDVSDRIEKEPLDGPIVRQLERGGRAVVKGDWREHITVPLQTDLRKFRSYKGGSVRDLLRAMRNKKHHYRELPAEVQETLGSIPDDFVSYFTSRFPHLLMHTYLAMRTCAPERPFLPYYSTSSQLTKTQAQLTHCGSQRQDEPCTQHPTNTSPQPGQSSQEVQVSTAPAEVLLPSSPDFPVQTIKPEDLHSQTNVSESSAVPVGQKESSHSLSDAPALDNDPV from the exons ggGTTTTGCAGTGCCAGCACAGTTTCCCTTCCTGAAAGTCTGCTCTTTGTATCTACTCTGGATGGAAACCTGCACGCTGTTAGCAAGAAATCAGGCTCTATCAAATGGACTCTCAAAGAAG ATCCAGTTCTTCAGGTCCCTACACACGTGGCAGA gCCAGCCTTTCTGCCAGACCCCAATGATGGCAGCCTGTATTCACTGGGAGGAAAGAACAGCGAAGGCCTCACA AAATTACCCTTCACTATCCCTGAGTTGGTCCAAGCCTCCCCCTGTCGCAGTTCTGATGGAATTCTGTACATGG GTAAGAAGCAGGACTTGTGGTATGTGGTGGATCTACTGACTGGTGAAAAACAGCAGACACTGACTTCCTCCTATGCTGAGATGCTGTGTCCCTCATCATCTCTGCTGTACCTGGGACGCACAG AGTACACAATCACCATGTATGATACCAAAAGCAGAGAGCTACGCTGGAATGCCACCTATTCTGATTACGCCTCAACTCTTCCTGATGATGACACCAAATACA AGATGTCTCATTTTGTATCAAACGGTGACGGCCTTGTGGTGACTGTGGACAGTGACTCCGGAGATGTTCAGTGGGTTCAGAATTACAACTCACCAGTGGTGGCCATGTACATCTGGCAGCGGGAGGGCCTTCGGAAAGTCCCTCATACTAACGTGGCTGTGGAAACTCTGCGTTATCTCACATTCATGTCAGGGGAGGTTGGTCGCATCACCCGATGGAAGTACCCATTTCCGAAAGAGCAGAAGCCCAAGAACAAGTTCAT GGCCACATTGTATGTGGGTAAATACTCCACCAGTCTGTATGCCTCTCCCTCACTCGTGCATGATGGCGTCACTGTGGTG CCTCGTGGCAGCACCTTTCCCATGCTGGAAGGTCCTGACAGCCAGGAAACTGAAGAGGATAAGGAATGTGTCATCACACCTAGTACCAGTGTCAAGTTCAATGCCGCACTCCGGGAGCGAAATCGTATCAACTTCATGAGAAACTACTTGCTCCTCATAG GTCACCATGAGACCCCTCCTGAAGCTCACAACAAGATCCTCGAAAAGTTCCCTGACAGCTTCCCTCGCAATCAAGGGAACGTTATCCCACCCACAACTGACAAGAAAGTAGAGGAG AAGGTGAATGATAGTGGGATGGATGATGGTCCGCCCACACCTCTGCCTGAAACATCAATCCAGGAACCTGGGGCCAGTGGACGCCCTACGCGACCAGAAGCTCCTGTAGACTCTATGCTCAAAGACATGGCCACGATCATCTTCTCCACCTTCCTCTTGGCTGGCTGGGTGGCATTTGTCATCACCTACCCCAAG AGTGTACACCGACAGCAGCAACTTCAGCACCAGGAGTTTCAGAGACAGATGGAGGAGAGGCTGGAGCTACTCCAGAGGCAGCAGCCCTTTCCTCCTGCAGACGTGGGCCTGGGTTTGGCCCCAGACAACGACTACCTGGAGGTGGCTCATATTCGCTCTGAATGCTCAGACCACAGCAGCCCTAACGTAACCCCCCGCGCCTCCAACCACTCcaatctgtctgtgtctgagctGGGAAGCTCTGCCAATGAGCATGAAGATGGAG AGGAGGACTCCAACATTGTCAGAGTGGGCAATATAACGTTCCATCCTAAAGAGGTCTTGGGTCATGGAGCCGAGGGAACCATCGTGTACAA GGGTCAGTTTGACAACCGTCCTGTAGCGGTGAAGAGAATTCTCCCAGAGTGCTTCAGTTTTGCTGACCGAGAAGTTCAGCTGCTGCGGGAGTCAGACGAGCATCCAAATGTCATCCGGTACTTTTGCACTGAGAGGGACCGACAGTTCCAGTACATCGCCATTGAGCTGTGTGCTGCTTCACTACAAGAG TATGTGGAGAGGAAAGACTTTAACCGTCATGGACTAGAGCCGGTTGTGCTGCTTCAACAGGCCATGTCAGGACTCGCCCATCTGCATTCCCTCAACATAG ttcacagAGACCTGAAACCACACAACATCCTGGTGTCCATGCCCAATGCCCATGGTCGGGTGAGGGCCATGATTTCAGACTTTGGCTTGTGTAAGAAGTTAGCAGTGGGTCGACACAGTTTCAGTAGAAGGTCTGGGGTCCCAGGTACTGAGGGCTGGATCGCACCTGAGGTTCTCAGTGAGGACTGCAAAGATAATCCA ACCTGCGCTGTTGATATTTTTTCCGCTGGCTGTGTGTTCTACTACGTGGTGTCCCAGGGTTGCCACCCATTCGGCAAGTCTCTGCAAAGGCAAGCAAACATCCTCCTGGGTGCATACAGCCTGGAGCatctgcaaacagacaaacacg ACGACATTGTGGCCAGAGATTTAATTGAGCAAATGTTGAGCATGGAACCACATAAGAGGCCTTCAGCTGAATGTGTTCTTAAACACCCTTTCTTCTGGAGCTTGGAGAAGGAGCTACAGTTCTTTCAG GATGTCAGTGACAGAATCGAAAAGGAACCGCTGGACGGACCAATCGTGAGACAACTGGAAAGAGGGGGAAGGGCTGTTGTCAAGGGTGACTGGAGAGAACACATCACAGTACCACTGCAGACAG ATCTACGGAAATTCCGCTCCTATAAAGGTGGGTCAGTTCGAGACCTGCTGCGTGCAATGAGAAACAAG AAACACCATTACAGAGAGTTGCCTGCTGAGGTCCAGGAGACTCTAGGCTCCATCCCTGATGACTTTGTGTCTTACTTCACATCCCGCTTCCCTCACCTCCTCATGCACACCTACCTGGCCATGCGGACCTGTGCGCCTGAGAGGCCTTTCCTGCCTTACTATTCCACTTCATCGCAGCTTACAAAAACACAGGCCCAGCTCACACACTGTGGGTCACAAAGACAGGATGAACCATGCACACAACACCCAACAAACACATCACCACAACCTGGACAGTCATCACAAGAGGTGCAGGTCTCCACAGCACCTGCTGAAGTGTTACTCCCTTCATCACCTGATTTTCCAGTTCAGACAATAAAGCCAGAAGACTTGCACAGTCAGACTAATGTCTCAGAATCATCTGCAGTTCCTGTCGGGCAAAAAGAATCCAGTCACTCACTGTCAGATGCTCCTGCACTGGACAATGATCCAGTCTGA